One region of Drosophila kikkawai strain 14028-0561.14 chromosome 2R, DkikHiC1v2, whole genome shotgun sequence genomic DNA includes:
- the Rcd1 gene encoding KAT8 regulatory NSL complex subunit 3 isoform X6: protein MMKQIAGKSGSKPQSPEVSAAGSSSIITYSPSKFLTRVGPGDNTHTTHSHTHTSASAAGATATGATATASVTTKTNKNPAGGGFASYFVSSTISAPSESSFGEKMEHSYIRDPVTRNEVNNGLAPARNILVRHPPQCPSCHTYPQHEDLTETQQVHVPPYDDIAAKEAMNECARIAKYVKNNNADEQDWVARVNQFGWTPMQQMLFEKVSSILDQDQLARLANDKRQHEAIHRRVSVDKSASRLRKALAGVSWEPRITQWLHSLLMEHLSPSYMASYLDMLQTLKTKLPTLVDKMLFSRPLNHTQELLAPVMKKRWEPNILPKGRQLSHNAIIVVLPTMPTSSVVTDRMQKWYQALATITQVVQITLPNSNNRIGNQNLDQVAETIVSLTRVRIHELRTDNPSRGIILVGFNAGAALALQVALSESVACVVCMGFAYNTIRGPRGMPDDRMLDIKAPILFVIGQNSARTSQEEMEGLRERMQSESSLVVVGSADDALRVPKSKRRIEGVTQAMVDYMVVEEVFDFVSRTLNNPPGPRMPTSLMHQPGYQRQVKQLTHVLADGNANKAVQQMRKRKLNDGQEDLAGQPVKTKIVAHNRPHKPKPPRLIDPFAVKRKVGRPRTRPLAKVGGSVANQKEAPHQDKSNLSSEELNQSIEFILDEGEGYEDAAAATGTLAGSSGAFLPKVMKPGGVISKQLPQVNLAVGTKIKMIPSSQFVQIKSLPPQSKLINYKPTSGATNTSTGNMGGIVKTLPGSSSSSGGQQIYTLKAPMGQTTQFTTAGPSSSSTSSSSTAGGQQKYTVFKNANGMTMLQLTKPATATSSSSSSGNVDLANIIDMPIVFADNEGIISDQQQQQQPVEKEIKPAPIRSANKPLIISQKIIKEANKPPGIVTSSSGTTTTTKPGGGNIVLNKGMHQLFTTTTTSSPTVGGQNKVLYINRNTMKPMGNMVTTGAHRVPIRILSNPKTGAVTSSSPLVVDPATGSLVPGVKAVNVQTIKPTASAIRQVGSTTKAYSQFQVINPGTPVTSTAVSGDGKAPIRNVYFKSAAGLKQVPVQMLGNRLPSSSVSAQPGGAGGMRRVVNIGTVSKLATGPTGPDSKVIKLQPTMATAATKVEATTPATPTQIKK from the exons ATGATGAAACAAATAGCCGGGAAAAGCGGCAGCAAGCCGCAGTCTCCGGAGGTTTCCGCCGCCGGGTCCTCCTCCATAATCACCTACAGCCCGAGCAAATTCCTCACGCGCGTTGGCCCAGGCgacaacacacacaccacacacagcCACACTCACACCAGTGCAAGCGCAGCAGGGGCGACGGCAACGGGAGCGACTGCGACGGCAAGcgtaacaacaaaaacaaataaaaatcctGCTGGCGGAGGTTTCGCGTCGTATTTTGTG TCCAGCACCATTTCGGCGCCCAGTGAATCGTCGTTTGGGGAGAAAATGGAGCACAGCTATATCCGTGATCCAGTTACACGCAACGAAGTTAATAATGGCCTTGCACCCGCAAGGAACATACTAGTCCGCCATCCTCCGCAGTGTCCCAGTTGCCACACATATCCGCAACACGAGGATCTGACGGAGACGCAGCAGGTCCATGTGCCGCCCTACGACGACATAGCCGCCAAGGAGGCAATGAACGAATGCGCTCGCATTGCCAAATACGTGAAGAACAACAATGCCGATGAGCAGGATTGGGTGGCGCGAGTCAATCA ATTTGGTTGGACACCCATGCAGCAGATGCTATTCGAGAAGGTGAGCTCCATTCTTGACCAGGATCAGCTGGCGCGTTTGGCCAACGACAAGCGCCAGCATGAAGCTATTCATCGCCGAGTGAGCGTTGATAAGTCCGCCTCCCGTCTGCGCAAGGCTCTAGCTGGCGTTTCCTGGGAGCCCCGCATCACCCAGTGGCTGCACTCGCTGCTCATGGAGCATCTGTCGCCCTCGTACATGGCCTCCTACCTAGACATGTTGCAGACGCTTAAAACTAAGCTGCCTACGCTGGTGGATAAGATGCTATTCAGTCGTCCGCTTAATCATACCCAGGAACTGTTGGCTCCGGTGATGAAAAAACGCTGGGAACCAAATATATTGCCCAAGGGGCGTCAGCTATCGCACAACGCTATTATAGTGGTGCTGCCAACCATGCCCACCAGTAGCGTTGTCACGGATCGCATGCAGAAGTGGTATCAGGCTTTGGCCACCATCACACAGGTCGTGCAGATTACTCTGCCCAATTCGA ACAACAGAATTGGTAATCAAAACCTTGATCAGGTGGCCGAAACCATTGTGTCCTTGACACGCGTCAGAATTCATGAATTGCGCACTGATAATCCTAGCCGTGGCATTATCCTTGTCGGCTTTAATGCAGGAGCAGCTTTGGCTTTGCAGGTTGCCCTGTCGGAGAGTGTGGCCTGTGTGGTTTGCATGGGCTTTGCCTACAACACCATACGCGGTCCTCGCGGAATGCCGGATGACCGAATGCTGGACATTAAGGCGCCCATACTGTTTGTCATTGGCCAGAACTCTGCCCGCACCAGTCAGGAGGAGATGGAGGGGCTGCGCGAGCGCATGCAATCTGAGTCCtcgttggtggtggtgggcaGTGCAGATGATGCGTTGAGGGTGCCTAAGAGCAAGCGGCGCATCGAGGGCGTTACACAGGCCATGGTGGACTACATGGTGGTT GAGGAGGTCTTCGATTTTGTTAGTAGGACCTTGAACAATCCGCCAGGACCTCGGATGCCCACATCTCTAATGCATCAGCCGGGTTACCAGCGTCAGGTAAAGCAATTAACCCACGTCCTGGCCGATGGCAATGCCAACAAGGCGGTGCAGCAGATGCGCAAAAGAAAGCTCAATGATGGCCAGGAGGATCTGGCGGGTCAGCCGGTTAAGACCAAGATTGTGGCGCACA ATCGCCCTCACAAGCCGAAGCCACCTCGACTCATTGATCCGTTTGCTGTCAAGCGAAAGG TTGGAAGACCCCGAACAAGACCCCTGGCAAAAGTTGGTGGCTCGGTGGCTAACCAAAAAGAAGCACCTCATCAAGACAAGTCAAATTTGAGCAGCGAAGAACTTAACCAATCCATTGAATTCATACTAGATGAGGGCGAGGGCTACGaggatgcagcagcagcaacaggaacTTTAGCAGGATCCAGTGGAGCTTTTCTACCAAAGGTTATGAAACCAGGTGGCGTGATATCCAAACAGCTGCCGCAGGTCAATCTGGCAGTTGGCACCAAAATCAAGATGATACCCTCCAGCCAGTTTGTCCAAATCAAATCCCTGCCGCCGCAGAGCAAGCTCATCAACTACAAGCCAACAAGTGGAGCAACCAACACTTCAACCGGCAACATGGGAGGCATTGTAAAGACTCTACCGggctcatcatcatcatctggtGGCCAGCAGATCTATACACTAAAAGCGCCGATGGGACAAACGACACAGTTTACAACAGCAGGTCCTTCTAGCTCTTCGACTTCCTCATCATCTACAGCTGGGGGACAGCAGAAGTACACGGTTTTCAAGAATGCCAACGGCATGACCATGCTGCAACTCACCAAGCCCGCTACGgccacaagcagcagcagctcctcggGTAATGTGGATCTTGCCAACATCATAGACATGCCCATTGTATTTGCCGACAACGAAGGCATCATCTcagatcagcagcagcagcaacagccggtggaaaaggaaataaaaccAG CTCCCATCAGAAGCGCCAATAAACCACTTATCATCAGTCAAAAAATCATCAAGGAGGCCAACAAACCGCCTGGAATtgtcaccagcagcagcggcaccaccaccaccaccaagcCAGGCGGAGGCAACATTGTGCTCAACAAGGGCATGCATCAGTTAtttaccaccaccaccacctcatCGCCAACAGTGGGTGGCCAGAATAAGGTGCTGTACATCAATCGCAACACCATGAAACCCATGGGAAATATGGTCACGACTGGCGCCCATCGCGTGCCCATACGGATTTTGAGTAACCCAAAAACGGGAGCAGTGACTTCGAGTAGTCCTCTGGTGGTGGATCCTGCCACAGGATCTTTAGTGCCCGGCGTTAAGGCCGTCAATGTGCAGACCATTAAGCCCACAGCTTCTGCTATACGCCAGGTGGGCTCCACCACCAAGGCCTATTCCCAGTTCCAAGTGATAAACCCTGGCACACCGGTCACGTCCACTGCTGTTTCTGGCGATGGCAAGGCTCCGATAAGGAATGTATACTTTAAATCCGCTGCCGGACTCAAGCAGGTGCCAGTACAGATGCTTGGAAATCGCTTGCCGTCATCATCAGTTTCTGCTCAGCCAGGAGGAGCTGGTGGTATGCGCCGAGTGGTCAACATTGGCACCGTTTCCAAGCTGGCCACGGGACCAACTGGCCCGGACTCCAAGGTCATCAAACTGCAGCCCACAATGGCGACAGCGGCGACGAAAGTGGAGGCGACAACACCAGCTACTCCAACGCAGATCAAGAAGTAG
- the Rcd1 gene encoding KAT8 regulatory NSL complex subunit 3 isoform X8, translated as MEHSYIRDPVTRNEVNNGLAPARNILVRHPPQCPSCHTYPQHEDLTETQQVHVPPYDDIAAKEAMNECARIAKYVKNNNADEQDWVARVNQFGWTPMQQMLFEKVSSILDQDQLARLANDKRQHEAIHRRVSVDKSASRLRKALAGVSWEPRITQWLHSLLMEHLSPSYMASYLDMLQTLKTKLPTLVDKMLFSRPLNHTQELLAPVMKKRWEPNILPKGRQLSHNAIIVVLPTMPTSSVVTDRMQKWYQALATITQVVQITLPNSNNRIGNQNLDQVAETIVSLTRVRIHELRTDNPSRGIILVGFNAGAALALQVALSESVACVVCMGFAYNTIRGPRGMPDDRMLDIKAPILFVIGQNSARTSQEEMEGLRERMQSESSLVVVGSADDALRVPKSKRRIEGVTQAMVDYMVVEEVFDFVSRTLNNPPGPRMPTSLMHQPGYQRQVKQLTHVLADGNANKAVQQMRKRKLNDGQEDLAGQPVKTKIVAHNRPHKPKPPRLIDPFAVKRKVGRPRTRPLAKVGGSVANQKEAPHQDKSNLSSEELNQSIEFILDEGEGYEDAAAATGTLAGSSGAFLPKVMKPGGVISKQLPQVNLAVGTKIKMIPSSQFVQIKSLPPQSKLINYKPTSGATNTSTGNMGGIVKTLPGSSSSSGGQQIYTLKAPMGQTTQFTTAGPSSSSTSSSSTAGGQQKYTVFKNANGMTMLQLTKPATATSSSSSSGNVDLANIIDMPIVFADNEGIISDQQQQQQPVEKEIKPAPIRSANKPLIISQKIIKEANKPPGIVTSSSGTTTTTKPGGGNIVLNKGMHQLFTTTTTSSPTVGGQNKVLYINRNTMKPMGNMVTTGAHRVPIRILSNPKTGAVTSSSPLVVDPATGSLVPGVKAVNVQTIKPTASAIRQVGSTTKAYSQFQVINPGTPVTSTAVSGDGKAPIRNVYFKSAAGLKQVPVQMLGNRLPSSSVSAQPGGAGGMRRVVNIGTVSKLATGPTGPDSKVIKLQPTMATAATKVEATTPATPTQIKK; from the exons ATGGAGCACAGCTATATCCGTGATCCAGTTACACGCAACGAAGTTAATAATGGCCTTGCACCCGCAAGGAACATACTAGTCCGCCATCCTCCGCAGTGTCCCAGTTGCCACACATATCCGCAACACGAGGATCTGACGGAGACGCAGCAGGTCCATGTGCCGCCCTACGACGACATAGCCGCCAAGGAGGCAATGAACGAATGCGCTCGCATTGCCAAATACGTGAAGAACAACAATGCCGATGAGCAGGATTGGGTGGCGCGAGTCAATCA ATTTGGTTGGACACCCATGCAGCAGATGCTATTCGAGAAGGTGAGCTCCATTCTTGACCAGGATCAGCTGGCGCGTTTGGCCAACGACAAGCGCCAGCATGAAGCTATTCATCGCCGAGTGAGCGTTGATAAGTCCGCCTCCCGTCTGCGCAAGGCTCTAGCTGGCGTTTCCTGGGAGCCCCGCATCACCCAGTGGCTGCACTCGCTGCTCATGGAGCATCTGTCGCCCTCGTACATGGCCTCCTACCTAGACATGTTGCAGACGCTTAAAACTAAGCTGCCTACGCTGGTGGATAAGATGCTATTCAGTCGTCCGCTTAATCATACCCAGGAACTGTTGGCTCCGGTGATGAAAAAACGCTGGGAACCAAATATATTGCCCAAGGGGCGTCAGCTATCGCACAACGCTATTATAGTGGTGCTGCCAACCATGCCCACCAGTAGCGTTGTCACGGATCGCATGCAGAAGTGGTATCAGGCTTTGGCCACCATCACACAGGTCGTGCAGATTACTCTGCCCAATTCGA ACAACAGAATTGGTAATCAAAACCTTGATCAGGTGGCCGAAACCATTGTGTCCTTGACACGCGTCAGAATTCATGAATTGCGCACTGATAATCCTAGCCGTGGCATTATCCTTGTCGGCTTTAATGCAGGAGCAGCTTTGGCTTTGCAGGTTGCCCTGTCGGAGAGTGTGGCCTGTGTGGTTTGCATGGGCTTTGCCTACAACACCATACGCGGTCCTCGCGGAATGCCGGATGACCGAATGCTGGACATTAAGGCGCCCATACTGTTTGTCATTGGCCAGAACTCTGCCCGCACCAGTCAGGAGGAGATGGAGGGGCTGCGCGAGCGCATGCAATCTGAGTCCtcgttggtggtggtgggcaGTGCAGATGATGCGTTGAGGGTGCCTAAGAGCAAGCGGCGCATCGAGGGCGTTACACAGGCCATGGTGGACTACATGGTGGTT GAGGAGGTCTTCGATTTTGTTAGTAGGACCTTGAACAATCCGCCAGGACCTCGGATGCCCACATCTCTAATGCATCAGCCGGGTTACCAGCGTCAGGTAAAGCAATTAACCCACGTCCTGGCCGATGGCAATGCCAACAAGGCGGTGCAGCAGATGCGCAAAAGAAAGCTCAATGATGGCCAGGAGGATCTGGCGGGTCAGCCGGTTAAGACCAAGATTGTGGCGCACA ATCGCCCTCACAAGCCGAAGCCACCTCGACTCATTGATCCGTTTGCTGTCAAGCGAAAGG TTGGAAGACCCCGAACAAGACCCCTGGCAAAAGTTGGTGGCTCGGTGGCTAACCAAAAAGAAGCACCTCATCAAGACAAGTCAAATTTGAGCAGCGAAGAACTTAACCAATCCATTGAATTCATACTAGATGAGGGCGAGGGCTACGaggatgcagcagcagcaacaggaacTTTAGCAGGATCCAGTGGAGCTTTTCTACCAAAGGTTATGAAACCAGGTGGCGTGATATCCAAACAGCTGCCGCAGGTCAATCTGGCAGTTGGCACCAAAATCAAGATGATACCCTCCAGCCAGTTTGTCCAAATCAAATCCCTGCCGCCGCAGAGCAAGCTCATCAACTACAAGCCAACAAGTGGAGCAACCAACACTTCAACCGGCAACATGGGAGGCATTGTAAAGACTCTACCGggctcatcatcatcatctggtGGCCAGCAGATCTATACACTAAAAGCGCCGATGGGACAAACGACACAGTTTACAACAGCAGGTCCTTCTAGCTCTTCGACTTCCTCATCATCTACAGCTGGGGGACAGCAGAAGTACACGGTTTTCAAGAATGCCAACGGCATGACCATGCTGCAACTCACCAAGCCCGCTACGgccacaagcagcagcagctcctcggGTAATGTGGATCTTGCCAACATCATAGACATGCCCATTGTATTTGCCGACAACGAAGGCATCATCTcagatcagcagcagcagcaacagccggtggaaaaggaaataaaaccAG CTCCCATCAGAAGCGCCAATAAACCACTTATCATCAGTCAAAAAATCATCAAGGAGGCCAACAAACCGCCTGGAATtgtcaccagcagcagcggcaccaccaccaccaccaagcCAGGCGGAGGCAACATTGTGCTCAACAAGGGCATGCATCAGTTAtttaccaccaccaccacctcatCGCCAACAGTGGGTGGCCAGAATAAGGTGCTGTACATCAATCGCAACACCATGAAACCCATGGGAAATATGGTCACGACTGGCGCCCATCGCGTGCCCATACGGATTTTGAGTAACCCAAAAACGGGAGCAGTGACTTCGAGTAGTCCTCTGGTGGTGGATCCTGCCACAGGATCTTTAGTGCCCGGCGTTAAGGCCGTCAATGTGCAGACCATTAAGCCCACAGCTTCTGCTATACGCCAGGTGGGCTCCACCACCAAGGCCTATTCCCAGTTCCAAGTGATAAACCCTGGCACACCGGTCACGTCCACTGCTGTTTCTGGCGATGGCAAGGCTCCGATAAGGAATGTATACTTTAAATCCGCTGCCGGACTCAAGCAGGTGCCAGTACAGATGCTTGGAAATCGCTTGCCGTCATCATCAGTTTCTGCTCAGCCAGGAGGAGCTGGTGGTATGCGCCGAGTGGTCAACATTGGCACCGTTTCCAAGCTGGCCACGGGACCAACTGGCCCGGACTCCAAGGTCATCAAACTGCAGCCCACAATGGCGACAGCGGCGACGAAAGTGGAGGCGACAACACCAGCTACTCCAACGCAGATCAAGAAGTAG